TGTAGTGGCTAATGCAGATGGACGATGGTCACCCCTGCACCGCCCATCGCTGGGGCTGCTAATTCAAAGTGATCCACTAGGGGATGCTGTTGTAAAAAGGCATGAATGCCTTGACGCAGCCGACCCCGTTCCATGGCCATGAATTACCCACAGGCTTCCTGAAGCCGTTGCTAGGGCGTTGTCTAGCGCCAATTCTGCATCGGCAACCCGACTGCCGCGTAGATCCAGGGTATTGCGGCTGGTACGAATGGATAGCTCAACGGACTCGGGGGTCGGGGGGGGTGGGTTCAGCCTTGCCGTGGGGGGGGCGCACCGAGGTAGCACTCATCCATGATGGCTGGGGCAGGCGGGGCTTCTGACCGTCTAGGGATTCGATGTCAGCGAGGGGGAGGGTCATTTTCATGAAGCCAAACCGCACGGTTAGCTCATCGTTACCCTCCATCCTCAGTACCTCGGCCACCTGACCCAGTCGCGGAATCCGTACCCGATCGCCCACGTGAGGCCGAAAGTCTGGCGGTGGTGGTGGCTGCTGCTGTTGAGGAGGGAGATGGCGATCGCCAATGGCTTGGAGGGCGGCGGTGGCCTGTTGGGCATCCTGAGCCGTGGCGGTGCCTTTTTGTAACTGGCGAATTACCTGGGCAATTTCTTGGCGGGCTTGGGCGATCGCCGCATGCACGGCCTGCTCCTGAGCCATCTTTAACTCCCGTTCCCGCGCTTGCAACCGCGCTGCTCGCTCGGTGAGTTCTTGGTGGAGTTGCTCGGTTTGGCTGAGGAGTTGACTGGCAGCCTGGGCCTTATGTTCCTGCTGACGGCGCTGGGACTCTAAGCCCGCAATCACTTGATTGATGGTTTCCGAGCCTCCCCCCAGATGGGCTTGGGCTTGGTCAATAATCTCAGCGGCTAAACCCAGGCGGCGGGCGATCGCTAGGGCATTGGAACGGCCTGGAATCCCCCAGAGCAGTCGATAGGTGGGGGATAGCGTTAGATCATCAAACTCCACCGAAGCATTTTCAAAGCGGGTATCCTGAT
Above is a genomic segment from Neosynechococcus sphagnicola sy1 containing:
- a CDS encoding Smr/MutS family protein codes for the protein MAMERGRLRQGIHAFLQQHPLVDHFELAAPAMGGAGVTIVHLH